GGCCCGCGGTCGCGAACACGATCGAGAATGCGACAAAGACGACGCTGAACCCGAGGATGAACAGGCTCACGCCGAGCAGCAGCCGGCTGCGTTCTCGCCGGTTTTCGACGGGGCGCGTGAAGCCCCCGACGTAGGCGAGATAGCCGGGCACGAGCGGCAGGACGCACGGGGACGCGAACGCGAGAAAGCCCGCGGCCAGCGCGATCGGCATCGCGAGCAGCAGGTTGCCGCTCAGCACGATTTCGCCGACAGGATTCACCACGGCCGAGTCCTAGCTCTCGGCTTCGGCGAGGGTGTCGCGAATCATGGCCCGCAGTGTCGAGGGCTCGGTGAGCAGCCCCGAAATGCGAGCGGCCACGCGGCCCTCCTGATCGATGACGAGGGTCGTCGGCACTGCGTTGGGAGCCACCTGGCCGGCGAACGCGAGCCGCACGGCGGCGTCGTCGCGGTCGAGGATCGAGGGGTAGGTGATGCCGAACTCCTCGGCGAAGGTGATGGCGGTGCCGAGGCCGTCGCGAATGTTCACGCCCACGAACTGCACACCCTGCGGCTCGAACTCCTGCCAGATGGCCTCGAGGTCGGGCGCTTCGACGCGGCACGGCGGGCAAGCGGCGTACCAGAAGTTGACGACGACGACCTGGCCGAGCAGGTCGTTGCTCGAGATCGTCTCGCCCGACTCGACGACGCCCTCGAAGGTGACGGGCTCGGCGCGGTCGGC
The sequence above is a segment of the Microcella alkaliphila genome. Coding sequences within it:
- a CDS encoding TlpA family protein disulfide reductase, whose product is MTTNLRTPRHRRPFRTVAAVAALGALVALAGCTTEDGDRLATQFREGTGQGYISGDGAYTVIAEADRAEPVTFEGVVESGETISSNDLLGQVVVVNFWYAACPPCRVEAPDLEAIWQEFEPQGVQFVGVNIRDGLGTAITFAEEFGITYPSILDRDDAAVRLAFAGQVAPNAVPTTLVIDQEGRVAARISGLLTEPSTLRAMIRDTLAEAES